In Brachypodium distachyon strain Bd21 chromosome 2, Brachypodium_distachyon_v3.0, whole genome shotgun sequence, one genomic interval encodes:
- the LOC100839094 gene encoding 60S ribosomal protein L28-1 has protein sequence MATVPDSLVWELVKKNNSFLIKQFGNSNAKVQFSKEPNNLYNVHSYKYSGLANKKTVTVQPASDKEMSVVLSTTKTKKQNKPAAFSHKTVMRKEFCKMAKAVKNQVSDNYYRPDLTKPALARLSAVYRSLQVAKSGVKKKNRQMK, from the exons ATGGCGACGGTTCCGGATTCCCTTGTCTGGGAGCTTGTCAAGAAGAATAACTCCTTCCTGATCAAGCAATTCGGCAACAGCAATGCCAAGGTTCAGTTCAGCAAGGAGCCCAACAACCTCTACAATGTCCACTCATACAAGTACTCTG gtCTGGCAAACAAGAAGACTGTGACAGTGCAGCCAGCTAGTGATAAGGAGATGTCTGTGGTCCTATCGACAACCAAGACAAAGAAGCAGAACAAGCCTGCTGCCTTCTCCCACAAGACTGTCATGCGCAAGGAGTTCTGCAAGATGGCGAAGGCTGTCAAGAACCAG GTCAGTGACAACTACTACAGGCCCGACTTGACCAAGCCTGCCCTTGCAAGACTGAGCGCAGTTTACCGCAGCCTCCAGGTAGCCAAGTCTGGtgtcaagaagaagaacaggcAGATGAAgtaa
- the LOC100838789 gene encoding uncharacterized protein LOC100838789, whose protein sequence is MHKSKGKLSGVLHKGFKPDKCKISLKMAMARIKLLRNKKEVQVRQMRREVAQLLDGNQDQTARIRVEHVIREEKFMQAYDLIEVYCELIVARMSIIDSQKTCPIDLKEAIASVIFASVRCSDVTELADVKKNFTSKYGKEFAAAALEVRPDSGVNRLVIEKLSAGAPDIQTKTKTLSSIAAEHNIKWEPKAFEEKSQRQNEDLMYGSTYSGGNSSMSGPSASSMPTPQPVAHPYSSVQSDTSRMPTGATYPSPEVPANPNPYGTANFNASAQENIRDPDVSVSPSSQHVTSATTYSSAEIPGSNNFSHGNTGNASVSRPYSQYGTAVADPRSRTEEINQPRERKSSVSGSNWNVEFKDATSAAQAAAESAEMASIAARAAAQLASRGNFSVEQNTYESSAYMHDTAPRKQQADRLMKNDNRRFNEQSSGSNDPRIISSNARKDEERAETNRVSSQNTSTPYSSPEFHSYAPESRTDMYGMPTEPSRDHSFKPPYFDDSSEKESNIGRQENHPFDLHVKSFPDAEFDGHRTKDMESRQASFDQENINNYHSNFSASHVDSSTVWDNQNEKSGADSSAVVFDQYDYDVEEENLLDPFSSKHTEELPTVQDHKDFSSADWSQQTRSESPVDHSTSRLFSRTETQPSYDLGANKEDIPLPPSYDNIPPSFDSDGVCSDEEITGGMHVDSLRSHSRGSDYSENNMFNRSSGKLVPDVNDIEDYESRSRKQYQNPPGSNVFHKEQQSDGSPRSDYLGAQGNLGFVPRKDYDLSDEEAEPHKLKGTSSEITGANENQPLSLRVQSSATSEGSDEGDLGLNYGRLTPGLRNKLRQPPQYKNSGVNTLPKQSSLQKAPASIEESVHSKEKGASSEQTSDTPKSSRTTKSSFGANYSGEHYNRKHTVVKPEESTSPVTRNNFYSRDTGKLSDRSGTTSNPSTTKSSIRENSSQELHHERPSIGARTESGSRNGTYFDSDDSEEELERRQAGQTKLPREQIQSRRTREVTSDTKRDGRVRTGVQYANETVSTPNETKNPIEAFSNSSTEQRRKAPAYSRVSVQQSSPKPVRVELPMARGKWQEDEPSGSSSPENVKNTETSRGTLKGSTPTSAPAHVHPKLPTDYDSFAAHFMSLRTNRR, encoded by the exons GACTTGCCCTATTGATCTGAAGGAGGCAATAGCCAGTGTTATATTTGCATCAGTGAGATGTTCAGATGTCACAGAACTAGCAGATGTTAAGAAGAATTTCACAAGCAAGTATGGAAAAGAGTTCGCCGCAGCGGCTCTTGAAGTGCGACCTGACAGTGGCGTTAACCGTCTG GTAATTGAGAAGCTGTCAGCAGGAGCACCTGATATACAGACTAAAACCAAAACCTTGAGCTCAATTGCGGCGGAGCACAACATAAAATGGGAGCCAAAAGCATTTGAGGAGAAATCGCAGAGGCAAAATGAAGATCTGATG TATGGATCAACATATTCTGGAGGAAACAGTTCAATGTCAGGACCATCTGCTTCTAGTATGCCAACTCCACAACCTGTAGCACATCCTTATTCATCCGTTCAATCAGACACTTCTCGTATGCCTACAGGAGCTACTTATCCATCTCCTGAAGTTCCAGCAAATCCTAATCCATATGGCACTGCCAATTTTAACGCTTCCGCACAAGAAAATATAAGGGATCCTGATGTTTCAGTTTCTCCTAGCTCCCAACATGTCACAAGTGCAACTACCTATTCCTCAGCAGAGATTCCTGGTTCTAACAATTTCTCGCATGGAAATACTGGAAATGCAAGTGTTTCGAGACCTTACTCCCAATATGGCACAGCAGTTGCAG ACCCAAGATCCAGGACTGAAGAGATCAATCAGCCTAGGGAAAGGAAGTCTTCAGTTAGTGGTTCCAATTGGAATGTGGAATTCAAGGATGCAACATCTGCAGCACAGGCAGCAGCAGAGTCTGCAGAGATGGCAAGCATTGCTGCTAGAGCTGCTGCCCAACTTGCTAGCCGTGGAAACTTCTCTGTGGAGCAAAATACTTATGAATCatctgcatatatgcatgacaCCGCACCCAGGAAGCAACAAGCTGATCGTTTGATGAAGAATGATAACAGGCGTTTTAATGAGCAGAGTTCAGGTAGTAATGATCCAAGGATTATCTCAAGCAATGCAAGAAAAGATGAGGAAAGAGCAGAAACAAACCGTGTGAGTAGTCAGAATACATCAACTCCTTACTCCTCACCTGAGTTTCACTCTTATGCTCCTGAAAGTCGTACTGATATGTATGGCATGCCAACTGAACCATCTCGTGATCATTCATTCAAGCCTCCATATTTTGATGATTCATCTGAGAAAGAAAGCAATATTGGAAGACAGGAAAATCATCCGTTTGATTTGCATGTGAAGAGTTTCCCAGATGCTGAATTTGATGGGCATCGTACCAAGGATATGGAAAGCAGGCAAGCTAGCTTTGATCAAGAGAACATAAATAACTACCACAGTAACTTTAGTGCTTCCCATGTTGACAGCAGTACTGTTTGGGACAACCAGAATGAGAAATCTGGTGCTGATTCCTCAGCTGTTGTTTTTGATCAATATGATTATGATGTTGAAGAAGAGAATTTATTGGATCCTTTCTCTTCAAAACATACTGAAGAGCTACCAACTGTCCAAGATCACAAGGACTTCTCAAGtgcagattggagtcaacagACTAGAAGTGAATCCCCAGTTGATCATAGCACTTCAAGGCTATTTTCAAGAACAGAAACACAACCATCTTATGACTTGGGAGCAAACAAAGAGGATATTCCCTTGCCTCCTTCTTATGATAACATACCACCTAGTTTTGATTCTGATGGTGTTTGTTCTGATGAGGAAATTACCGGAGGCATGCATGTAGATTCCTTAAGGTCTCATTCAAGAGGATCTGATTATTCTGAGAACAATATGTTCAATAGAAGTTCTGGAAAGCTTGTCCCTGATGTTAATGATATTGAAGATTACGAATCTAGGTCCAGGAAGCAGTACCAAAATCCACCAGGTTCTAATGTATTCCATAAGGAGCAACAGAGTGACGGTTCGCCTAGATCTGACTATTTAGGAGCACAGGGGAACTTGGGTTTTGTACCAAGAAAAGATTATGATCTTTCCGATGAAGAAGCAGAACCACATAAATTGAAGGGTACTTCCTCAGAGATAACAGGAGCAAATGAGAATCAGCCCTTGTCTCTCCGCGTGCAATCTTCGGCAACATCTGAGGGCAGCGATGAAGGTGATCTTGGCCTGAATTATGGAAGGTTAACTCCTGGACTTAGAAACAAACTCAGGCAACCTCCACAATATAAGAATTCCGGGGTAAACACACTGCCAAAACAATCTTCTTTACAAAAGGCTCCTGCCAGCATTGAAGAATCTGTGCATTCCAAAGAGAAAGGTGCTTCATCTGAACAGACTAGTGATACTCCTAAAAGTTCACGCACAACCAAGAGTTCTTTTGGTGCAAATTACAGCGGTGAACATTACAACAGGAAACATACTGTTGTGAAACCTGAGGAGTCAACATCACCCGTGACAAGGAATAACTTCTATTCACGTGATACAGGGAAGCTATCTGACCGATCTGGTACTACTTCAAATCCTAGCACAACCAAGAGTTCTATTAGGGAAAATTCCAGTCAAGAGCTGCATCATGAAAGACCAAGTATTGGAGCGCGCACGGAGAGTGGGTCAAGAAATGGCACTTACTTTGATTCAGATGACAGTGAGGAAGAATTAGAGCGACGACAGGCTGGTCAGACAAAGTTACCTAGAGAGCAGATACAATCACGCAGGACGCGGGAGGTAACTTCAGATACAAAGAGAGATGGACGAGTCCGAACTGGAGTACAATATGCCAATGAGACTGTAAGCACCCCAAATGAGACAAAAAACCCTATTGAAGCATTCTCCAACTCGAGTACTGAACAAAGGAGAAAGGCACCTGCATACTCCAGGGTCTCAGTACAACAATCTTCGCCAAAGCCTGTGCGTGTTGAACTTCCCATGGCTAGAGGCAAGTGGCAAGAAGATGAACCGAGTGGAAGTTCTTCTCCAGAAAATGTGAAAAACACAGAAACCTCAAGAGGGACCCTGAAAGGAAGCACCCCAACATCTGCTCCTGCGCATGTTCACCCCAAGCTTCCAACAGACTATGATTCCTTCGCTGCACATTTCATGTCACTTCGCACCAACAGACGTTAG